In the Acidovorax sp. A79 genome, one interval contains:
- the puuE gene encoding allantoinase PuuE, whose product MIYDSTQPYPRDLIGYGKTPPHAQWPGGARIAVQFVLNYEEGGENAVLHGDAGSEQFLSEMFNPASYPERHMSMEGIYEYGSRAGVWRILREFEKRKLPLTVFGVSSALQRHPELTQAFVQLGHEIACHGLKWIHYQHVPEEVERAHMVEAMEIIERMTGHRALGWYTGRDSPNTRRLVADFGGFEYDSDYYGDDLPFWMDVKKSDGTTAPQLIVPYTLDCNDMRFALPQGYSHADPFFQYMKDTFDALYAEGDPAGDNAPKMMSIGMHCRLLGRPGRITALQRFLDHIERHGDVWVCRRIDIARHWKQAHPYPSQKAG is encoded by the coding sequence ATGATCTACGACTCCACCCAGCCCTACCCCCGCGACCTCATCGGCTACGGCAAGACCCCGCCCCATGCGCAATGGCCGGGCGGTGCGCGCATCGCCGTGCAGTTCGTGCTCAACTACGAAGAAGGCGGCGAGAACGCCGTGCTGCACGGCGACGCGGGCAGCGAGCAGTTCCTGTCCGAAATGTTCAACCCCGCGAGCTACCCCGAGCGGCACATGAGCATGGAAGGCATCTACGAATACGGTTCGCGCGCCGGCGTGTGGCGCATCCTGCGCGAGTTCGAAAAGCGCAAGCTGCCGCTCACCGTGTTCGGCGTGTCGAGCGCACTGCAGCGCCACCCCGAGCTGACCCAGGCGTTCGTGCAGCTGGGCCACGAGATCGCCTGCCACGGCCTCAAGTGGATCCACTACCAGCATGTGCCCGAAGAGGTCGAGCGCGCCCACATGGTCGAGGCCATGGAGATCATTGAGCGCATGACGGGCCACCGGGCCCTGGGGTGGTACACCGGCCGCGACAGTCCCAATACCCGCCGCCTCGTGGCCGACTTCGGCGGCTTCGAATACGACAGCGACTACTACGGCGACGACCTGCCGTTCTGGATGGACGTGAAAAAGAGCGATGGCACCACCGCGCCCCAGCTCATCGTGCCCTACACGCTCGACTGCAACGACATGCGCTTCGCGCTGCCGCAGGGCTACTCGCACGCCGACCCGTTCTTCCAGTACATGAAGGACACGTTCGACGCGCTGTACGCCGAAGGCGACCCGGCCGGCGACAACGCGCCCAAGATGATGAGCATCGGCATGCACTGCCGCCTGCTGGGCCGGCCCGGCCGCATCACCGCGCTGCAGCGTTTCCTGGACCACATCGAGCGGCACGGCGACGTGTGGGTGTGCCGCCGTATCGACATCGCGCGCCACTGGAAGCAGGCGCACCCCTACCCTTCACAGAAAGCAGGCTGA
- the hyi gene encoding hydroxypyruvate isomerase, producing MPRFAANLSMLFTEVPFLDRFERAARTGFEAVEFLFPYEFAAEDIRERIDRHQLQIVLHNLPAGDWAAGERGIACHPARIVEFRAGVAQAISYAQALGVPQLNCLAGKAPAGVEAQVLRCTLVDNLRFAATELKAAGLRLLIEPINPFDIPGFYLTRTDQALDLLDEVGADNAFVQYDIYHAQRTEGELAATLQKHLPRIGHVQLADNPGRHEPGTGEINYRYLFAHLDRLGYGGWVGCEYRPARTTEIGLGWRAALTA from the coding sequence ATGCCCCGTTTCGCTGCCAACCTCAGCATGCTGTTCACCGAGGTGCCTTTTCTCGACCGCTTCGAGCGCGCCGCGCGCACCGGCTTCGAGGCCGTGGAGTTCCTCTTTCCCTACGAGTTTGCGGCGGAAGACATCCGCGAGCGCATCGACCGCCACCAGTTGCAGATCGTGCTGCACAACCTGCCCGCGGGCGACTGGGCCGCTGGCGAGCGCGGCATTGCCTGCCACCCCGCTCGCATCGTGGAGTTTCGCGCCGGTGTGGCCCAGGCCATCAGCTATGCCCAGGCGCTGGGCGTGCCGCAGCTCAACTGCCTGGCCGGCAAGGCGCCTGCGGGTGTGGAGGCACAGGTGCTGCGCTGCACCCTGGTCGACAACCTGCGCTTTGCCGCCACCGAGCTGAAGGCCGCCGGTCTGCGCCTGCTGATCGAGCCCATCAACCCGTTCGACATCCCGGGCTTTTACCTCACCCGCACGGACCAGGCGCTGGACCTCCTCGACGAGGTAGGCGCCGACAACGCCTTCGTGCAGTACGACATCTACCACGCGCAGCGCACCGAAGGCGAACTGGCCGCCACGCTGCAAAAGCACCTGCCGCGCATCGGCCACGTGCAGCTGGCGGACAACCCCGGCCGCCACGAGCCGGGCACGGGCGAGATCAACTACCGCTACCTGTTCGCACACCTGGACCGGCTGGGCTATGGCGGCTGGGTGGGCTGCGAGTACCGGCCCGCGCGTACCACGGAAATCGGCCTCGGCTGGCGCGCTGCGCTCACGGCATGA
- a CDS encoding PLP-dependent aminotransferase family protein, translated as MTPRLPAIDPVRHVLLEAPLVRDRQGDSLQRQLLTRIRDAILDGRFPSGCRLPGSRDLAVDLGVSRNSVTAVYEQLGAEGYIALSRRGTKVSALDRSRARGHADPARAAPPRLSERGTRVVSRFADAAETLAFRPGVPALARFPLSAWKSCFDRAFKASGVSALGYGNPAGEPALQGAIMRHLAVARGVRCEVGQVVITEGAQEALNLCVRLVTNPGDTAWVEDPGYRGAQTAFQCGDLKVEALRVDGAGLVVPADAWSAAPPRLIYTTPSHQYPTGGVLPVARRLALIRQAQACGAWIIEDDYDSEFRHAGELIGAMQGLVPQAPVMYVGTFSKTLFPSLRLGFVVLPQALAAAAAPLLKETLRGGHRHEQLALAEFIDSGQFSRHLGRMRRLYRGRQALLRDALAQHLAVPHAVLGGDSGMHLTVRLPPEYPDQAIAEAARAYDMAPAPLSRFALRARPEDNGLVLGYGNTSESQYPALVQRLSRLAQARRARVPGAAGAPG; from the coding sequence ATGACCCCACGCCTCCCCGCCATCGACCCCGTCCGCCATGTCCTGCTGGAAGCCCCGCTGGTGCGTGACCGGCAGGGCGACTCGCTGCAGCGCCAGCTCCTGACCCGCATCCGCGATGCCATCCTGGATGGGCGCTTCCCTTCGGGCTGCCGCCTGCCGGGGTCGCGGGATCTGGCGGTGGACCTGGGCGTTTCGCGCAATAGCGTGACAGCGGTCTATGAGCAGCTGGGGGCCGAGGGCTATATCGCGCTGAGCCGCCGGGGCACCAAGGTGTCCGCGCTGGACCGCAGCCGGGCCCGGGGCCATGCAGACCCCGCACGCGCAGCGCCGCCCCGCCTGTCCGAGCGCGGCACGCGGGTGGTCAGCCGCTTTGCCGATGCGGCCGAGACCCTGGCTTTCAGGCCGGGCGTGCCGGCGCTGGCGCGGTTCCCCCTGAGCGCATGGAAGAGCTGTTTTGACCGCGCCTTCAAGGCATCTGGCGTGTCGGCCCTGGGCTATGGCAATCCGGCGGGCGAGCCCGCCTTGCAGGGCGCCATCATGCGGCACCTGGCGGTGGCACGCGGCGTGCGCTGCGAGGTGGGCCAGGTGGTCATCACCGAAGGCGCGCAGGAGGCGCTGAACCTGTGCGTGCGGCTGGTCACCAACCCGGGCGACACCGCCTGGGTGGAGGACCCGGGCTACCGGGGGGCGCAGACCGCCTTCCAGTGCGGAGACCTGAAGGTCGAAGCCCTGCGGGTCGATGGCGCGGGCCTGGTGGTGCCTGCCGATGCCTGGTCGGCGGCGCCGCCCCGGCTCATCTACACCACGCCGTCGCACCAGTACCCCACGGGCGGGGTGCTGCCCGTGGCCCGCCGGCTCGCGCTGATCCGGCAGGCGCAGGCCTGTGGCGCCTGGATCATCGAGGACGACTACGACAGCGAGTTCCGCCACGCGGGCGAACTCATTGGTGCCATGCAGGGCCTGGTGCCACAGGCGCCGGTGATGTACGTGGGCACATTCAGCAAGACGCTGTTCCCTTCCTTGCGGCTGGGTTTTGTGGTGCTGCCGCAGGCCTTGGCCGCAGCGGCCGCGCCGCTGCTCAAGGAGACCCTGCGCGGCGGGCATCGCCATGAGCAGCTGGCGCTGGCGGAGTTCATCGACAGCGGGCAGTTCAGCCGGCACCTGGGGCGCATGCGACGCCTGTACCGGGGCCGGCAGGCGCTGCTGCGCGATGCGCTGGCGCAGCACCTGGCCGTGCCCCATGCGGTGCTGGGAGGCGACAGCGGCATGCACCTCACGGTGCGCCTGCCGCCCGAATACCCCGACCAGGCGATTGCGGAGGCGGCCCGCGCCTACGACATGGCGCCGGCACCACTGTCGCGGTTTGCCCTGCGCGCTCGGCCCGAGGACAACGGCCTGGTGCTGGGCTACGGCAATACGTCCGAATCGCAGTACCCGGCCCTGGTGCAGCGGCTTTCGCGGCTGGCCCAGGCGCGGCGGGCACGGGTCCCTGGAGCCGCAGGGGCACCGGGTTGA
- the glxR gene encoding 2-hydroxy-3-oxopropionate reductase: MTDTPLKIGFIGLGIMGAPMCGHLIAAGHQLYVHTRGRVAPQIAESSATQCTTARGVAERADIIFLMLPDTPDVEKVLFGADGVAQGLKGSTAKVVVDMSSISPVATKDFAARTEAVGAQYLDAPVSGGELGARNATLSIMVGGPEAVFERVRPLFERLGKNITLVGGNGDGQTAKVANQIIVALNIEAVAEALLFAARAGADPARVRQALLGGFASSKILEVHAERMIRRTFDPGFRIGLHQKDLNLALSSARALGVPLPNTAMAQELFNACVAHGGQGWDHSAMVRALEKMANFEIGQAVPA; this comes from the coding sequence ATGACCGACACCCCCCTCAAAATCGGCTTCATCGGCCTGGGCATCATGGGTGCGCCCATGTGCGGCCACCTCATCGCCGCCGGCCACCAGCTGTACGTGCACACGCGCGGCCGCGTGGCGCCGCAGATCGCAGAGAGCAGCGCCACGCAGTGCACCACGGCGCGCGGCGTGGCCGAGCGGGCCGACATCATCTTTCTGATGCTGCCCGACACGCCCGATGTGGAGAAGGTGCTGTTCGGCGCCGACGGCGTGGCCCAGGGTCTGAAAGGCAGCACGGCCAAGGTGGTGGTGGACATGAGCTCCATCTCGCCCGTGGCCACCAAGGACTTCGCGGCGCGCACCGAGGCCGTGGGCGCGCAGTACCTGGACGCACCCGTCTCCGGCGGCGAGTTGGGCGCCAGGAACGCCACGCTGTCCATCATGGTCGGCGGCCCCGAAGCGGTGTTCGAGCGCGTCCGGCCGCTGTTCGAGCGCCTGGGCAAGAACATCACCCTGGTGGGCGGCAACGGCGACGGCCAGACCGCCAAGGTGGCCAACCAGATCATCGTCGCCCTGAACATCGAGGCCGTGGCCGAAGCGCTGCTCTTCGCCGCCCGCGCGGGCGCCGACCCGGCCCGCGTGCGCCAGGCGCTGCTGGGCGGCTTCGCGTCGTCAAAAATTTTGGAGGTGCATGCCGAGCGCATGATCCGGCGCACCTTCGACCCCGGCTTTCGCATCGGGCTGCACCAGAAGGACTTGAACCTTGCGCTGTCGAGCGCTCGGGCGCTCGGCGTGCCGCTGCCCAACACGGCCATGGCGCAGGAGCTGTTCAATGCCTGCGTGGCGCATGGCGGCCAGGGGTGGGACCACTCGGCGATGGTGCGGGCGCTGGAGAAGATGGCGAATTTCGAGATCGGGCAGGCAGTGCCGGCCTGA
- the ggt gene encoding gamma-glutamyltransferase: MNIRHTLLASSLALALASLTACGSPPTTAAAPAPAVQQTASAQAASAAYDFDMDVFHPVVARNGMVATEQELASQIGLDILKAGGNAVDAAVGIGFALAVALPNAGNLGGGGFMVVHDAKTGKSVALDFREVAPIKATRDMYLDAKGNVVDGKSLYTHYAVGVPGTVAGMEHALKTWGTLPLSRVIAPAIELADKGFPVSETLAKILQQEKKNMGQWPATQAIFWKNGAPLKVGDALVQKDLAQSMRLIGQQGAKAFYEGEIAQKIAAEMAPHAGALTLQDLREYKVAERVPTRGTYRGYEIVTMPPPSSGGPHLVQILNMLEPLPLAQWGPNSAQTIHYMAESMKLAYADRAEYLGDPDFVKIPLKGLTSKRYAESLAKGIDANTARSGKSIKPGQPQPYESDQTTHYSVVDKAGNAVAVTYTLNTNFGSGIVAKGTGILLNNEMDDFSAKPGVANAYGLVGGDANAVAAKKRPLSSMTPTLVLKDGKPTLVTGSPGGARIITTVLQTVVNTIDFGMNPAEAAAAPRVHHQWTPDELRVEKGLSPDTIALLKQRGHNIAVKPSMGRTQTIQIRGGALYGYSDPRNPDGKTLGY; encoded by the coding sequence ATGAACATCCGACACACGCTGCTGGCCTCCAGCCTGGCGCTGGCGCTGGCCAGCCTCACGGCCTGCGGCAGCCCACCCACCACGGCAGCGGCGCCCGCGCCCGCCGTACAGCAAACGGCCTCGGCCCAGGCCGCCAGCGCCGCGTACGACTTCGACATGGACGTATTCCACCCGGTGGTGGCGCGCAACGGCATGGTCGCCACCGAGCAGGAGCTGGCCTCGCAGATCGGCCTGGATATCCTGAAAGCCGGCGGCAACGCGGTGGACGCGGCCGTGGGCATCGGCTTCGCGCTGGCCGTGGCCCTGCCCAATGCGGGCAACCTGGGCGGCGGCGGGTTCATGGTGGTGCACGACGCCAAGACCGGCAAGAGCGTGGCGCTCGACTTCCGCGAAGTGGCGCCCATCAAGGCCACGCGCGACATGTACCTGGATGCCAAGGGTAATGTGGTGGACGGCAAGTCGCTGTACACCCACTACGCCGTGGGCGTGCCCGGCACCGTGGCCGGCATGGAGCATGCGCTCAAGACCTGGGGCACCCTGCCGCTGTCGCGCGTGATCGCTCCCGCCATCGAGCTGGCCGACAAAGGCTTCCCGGTGAGCGAAACCCTGGCCAAGATCCTGCAGCAGGAAAAGAAGAACATGGGCCAATGGCCCGCCACCCAGGCCATCTTCTGGAAGAACGGCGCGCCGCTGAAGGTGGGCGACGCCCTGGTGCAGAAAGACCTGGCCCAGTCCATGCGCCTGATCGGCCAGCAGGGCGCCAAGGCGTTCTACGAAGGCGAGATCGCCCAGAAGATCGCCGCCGAGATGGCACCACACGCCGGTGCCCTCACGCTGCAGGACCTGCGCGAATACAAGGTGGCCGAACGCGTGCCCACGCGCGGCACCTACCGGGGCTATGAGATCGTGACCATGCCGCCCCCCTCCTCCGGCGGCCCGCATCTGGTGCAGATTTTGAACATGCTGGAGCCCCTGCCGCTGGCCCAGTGGGGCCCCAACAGCGCGCAGACCATCCACTACATGGCCGAGAGCATGAAGCTCGCCTACGCCGACCGCGCCGAGTACCTGGGCGACCCGGACTTCGTGAAGATTCCCCTGAAGGGCCTGACCTCCAAGCGCTACGCCGAGTCCCTGGCCAAGGGCATCGACGCCAACACCGCGCGCAGCGGCAAGAGCATCAAGCCCGGCCAGCCCCAGCCGTATGAGAGCGACCAGACCACCCACTACTCGGTGGTGGACAAGGCCGGCAACGCCGTGGCCGTGACGTACACGCTCAACACCAACTTCGGCAGCGGCATCGTGGCCAAGGGCACGGGCATCCTGCTCAACAACGAGATGGACGACTTCTCGGCCAAGCCCGGCGTGGCCAATGCCTACGGCCTCGTCGGCGGCGACGCCAACGCGGTGGCCGCCAAGAAGCGCCCCCTGTCGTCCATGACGCCCACCCTGGTCCTGAAGGACGGCAAGCCCACGCTGGTGACCGGCAGCCCTGGCGGCGCGCGCATCATTACCACGGTGTTGCAGACGGTGGTGAACACCATCGACTTTGGCATGAACCCCGCCGAAGCCGCTGCCGCCCCCCGCGTGCACCACCAGTGGACACCCGACGAGCTGCGCGTGGAAAAGGGCCTCTCGCCCGACACCATCGCGCTCCTCAAGCAGCGCGGCCACAACATCGCGGTGAAGCCGTCGATGGGCCGCACGCAGACCATCCAGATCCGTGGCGGCGCGCTGTACGGATACTCGGACCCGCGCAACCCGGATGGGAAGACGCTGGGGTATTGA
- the uraD gene encoding 2-oxo-4-hydroxy-4-carboxy-5-ureidoimidazoline decarboxylase has product MALTLEQLNAASSAEALQLLDGLYEHSPWIAEQALAQRPFRSQAHLQHALAQVVRTAGQDAQLALIRAHPELAGKAMVAKNLTAESTNEQSKAGLTQCTPEEFARIQALNAAYNERFGFPFILAVRGPRGTGLPKQEIIDTFARRLDNHPEFELAEALRNIHRIAEIRLNDKFAAEPVLGNDVWDWQEKLAEHSDPGFAEKGQLTVTYLTDAHRACAQRISHWMRDCGFDEVEIDAVGNVVGRYHPATEGARYLITGSHYDTVRNGGKYDGRLGIFVPMACVRELHRAGRRLPFGIEVVGFAEEEGQRYKATFLGSGALIGDFNPAWLDQKDVDGVTMRAAMQHAGMCIDDIPKLQRDPAQYLGFIEVHIEQGPVLNELDLPLGVVTSINGSVRFLCEMIGTASHAGTTPMDRRRDAAVAVAELALYVEQRAAQDGDSVGTIGQLQVPAGSINVVPGRCQFSLDLRAPTDAQRDALVNDVREQLARIAARRGLRYTLEESMRAAAAPSAPAWQHHWERAVDTLGVPVFRMPSGAGHDAMKLHEIMPQAMLFVRGLNSGISHNPLESTTNNDMQLAVDAFTQVLRQLAEEQQP; this is encoded by the coding sequence ATGGCCCTGACACTGGAACAACTCAACGCCGCCAGCAGCGCCGAGGCCCTGCAGCTGCTCGATGGCCTGTACGAGCACTCGCCCTGGATCGCCGAGCAGGCGCTGGCGCAGCGGCCCTTCCGCTCGCAGGCCCACCTGCAGCACGCGCTGGCCCAGGTGGTGCGCACGGCGGGCCAGGACGCGCAGCTGGCACTGATCCGCGCCCACCCGGAACTGGCGGGCAAAGCGATGGTGGCCAAGAACCTCACGGCCGAGTCCACCAACGAGCAGAGCAAGGCGGGCCTCACCCAGTGCACACCCGAGGAGTTCGCGCGCATCCAGGCGCTCAACGCCGCCTACAACGAGCGCTTCGGCTTCCCGTTCATCCTGGCGGTGCGCGGGCCGCGCGGCACGGGCCTGCCCAAGCAGGAGATCATCGACACCTTTGCGCGGCGCCTGGACAACCATCCCGAGTTCGAACTGGCCGAGGCCCTGCGCAACATCCACCGCATCGCCGAGATCCGCCTGAACGACAAGTTCGCCGCCGAGCCCGTGCTGGGCAACGACGTGTGGGACTGGCAGGAAAAGCTGGCCGAACACTCCGACCCCGGCTTCGCTGAAAAGGGCCAGCTCACCGTCACGTATCTGACCGACGCGCACCGCGCCTGCGCCCAGCGCATCAGCCACTGGATGCGCGACTGCGGCTTCGACGAAGTGGAGATCGACGCCGTGGGCAACGTGGTGGGGCGCTACCACCCGGCCACGGAAGGGGCCCGCTACCTCATCACCGGGTCGCACTACGACACGGTGCGCAACGGCGGCAAGTACGACGGCCGCCTGGGCATCTTCGTGCCCATGGCCTGCGTGCGTGAGCTGCACCGCGCCGGCCGGCGGCTGCCCTTCGGCATCGAGGTGGTGGGCTTTGCCGAAGAGGAAGGGCAGCGCTACAAGGCCACCTTCCTCGGCTCGGGCGCGCTCATCGGCGACTTCAACCCCGCCTGGCTCGACCAGAAGGACGTGGACGGCGTGACCATGCGCGCGGCCATGCAGCATGCGGGCATGTGCATCGACGACATCCCCAAGCTCCAGCGCGACCCCGCGCAATACCTGGGTTTCATTGAAGTGCACATCGAGCAGGGCCCCGTGCTCAACGAGCTGGACCTGCCCCTGGGCGTGGTCACCTCCATCAACGGCAGCGTGCGGTTTCTGTGCGAAATGATCGGCACCGCCAGCCACGCCGGCACCACCCCCATGGACCGCCGCCGCGACGCCGCCGTGGCCGTGGCGGAACTCGCGCTGTACGTGGAGCAGCGCGCCGCGCAGGACGGCGACTCGGTGGGCACCATCGGCCAGCTGCAGGTGCCCGCGGGCTCCATCAACGTGGTGCCCGGCCGCTGCCAATTCAGCCTGGACCTGCGCGCGCCCACCGACGCCCAGCGCGACGCGCTGGTGAACGACGTGAGGGAGCAGCTCGCCAGGATCGCCGCCCGGCGCGGCCTGCGCTACACGCTGGAAGAATCCATGCGCGCCGCCGCCGCGCCCAGCGCGCCCGCCTGGCAGCACCACTGGGAGCGCGCCGTGGACACGCTGGGCGTGCCCGTGTTCCGCATGCCCAGCGGGGCGGGACACGATGCGATGAAGCTGCACGAAATCATGCCCCAGGCCATGCTCTTCGTGCGCGGACTGAACTCGGGCATCAGCCACAACCCGCTCGAATCCACCACCAACAACGACATGCAGCTGGCCGTGGACGCCTTCACCCAGGTCCTGCGCCAACTTGCCGAGGAACAACAACCATGA
- a CDS encoding IPTL-CTERM sorting domain-containing protein: MQSKFQRWISAAAILFFASWAHAQSTVHTAASTGNYTSKVDYAACATGPCQNFTLAMGVSGSFTTASPLPANLAGASIAALVTSFSFSDGLTTYSSADPATRIYLLQVTTDAAGAVTDAAVVISRWETGVSPHAVNDRTSLMVITGTSQGGHNYQCTALGTSPAGTADSCDLEVADGSASRASGATVSWSSAAAATVPTLSEWSLILAASILGLAGLAAVRRRTL; this comes from the coding sequence ATGCAGAGCAAATTCCAACGCTGGATCAGCGCGGCCGCCATCCTGTTTTTCGCCAGCTGGGCCCACGCGCAGTCCACGGTGCACACCGCGGCATCCACCGGCAACTACACAAGCAAAGTGGACTACGCGGCCTGCGCCACGGGCCCGTGCCAGAACTTCACGCTGGCCATGGGGGTTTCGGGTTCGTTCACCACGGCCAGCCCGTTGCCGGCTAACCTGGCAGGGGCCAGCATCGCGGCCCTGGTGACATCCTTCAGCTTCAGCGATGGGTTGACCACGTACTCCAGCGCGGATCCGGCCACCCGCATCTACCTGTTGCAGGTCACGACCGATGCGGCGGGCGCGGTCACCGATGCCGCCGTCGTGATCAGCCGCTGGGAAACCGGCGTGTCACCACATGCGGTCAATGACCGGACCTCGCTCATGGTGATCACCGGCACCTCGCAAGGGGGGCACAACTACCAATGCACGGCCCTCGGGACCTCTCCCGCCGGGACCGCTGATTCCTGCGATCTCGAAGTGGCAGACGGCAGCGCTTCCCGTGCGAGCGGCGCGACGGTGTCCTGGTCCTCTGCGGCGGCGGCCACCGTTCCAACGCTCTCTGAGTGGAGCCTCATCCTCGCCGCCAGTATCCTGGGCCTTGCAGGCCTTGCAGCGGTACGCCGCAGAACCCTTTAG
- a CDS encoding ArgE/DapE family deacylase: MTTNTPTAYAALDAWIDQHFDEEVRFLQALVRVPTDTPPGNNAPHAERTAELLKDFGYEAEKHAVPAADVLAYGMESITNLIVRRPYGSGGKTIALNAHGDVVPPGEGWTHDPYGAEIVDGAMYGRATAVSKSDFASFTFAVRALEAAAKPSRGAVELHFTYDEEFGGELGPGWLLQKGLTKPDLMIAAGFSYEVVTAHNGCLQMEVTVHGKMAHAAVPHTGVDALQGAVHILNALYAQNDEYKKVTSKVAGIKHPYLNVGRIEGGTNTNVVPGKVMFKLDRRMIPEENPVEVEAAIRRVIEQAAGERAGISVDIKRLLLANAMTPLAGNQPLVDAIQKHAQAVIGEPVPAVGTPLYTDVRLYVERGIPGVIYGAGPRTVLESHAKRADERLQLEDLRRATKVIARTLSDLLA; this comes from the coding sequence ATGACGACAAACACCCCCACCGCCTACGCCGCTCTCGACGCCTGGATCGACCAGCACTTCGACGAGGAAGTGCGCTTTCTGCAGGCCCTGGTGCGCGTGCCCACCGACACCCCGCCCGGCAACAACGCACCCCACGCCGAGCGCACGGCCGAATTGCTCAAGGACTTCGGCTACGAGGCCGAGAAGCACGCCGTGCCGGCCGCCGACGTGTTGGCCTACGGCATGGAATCCATCACCAACCTCATCGTGCGCAGACCGTACGGCAGCGGCGGCAAGACCATTGCCCTGAACGCCCACGGCGACGTGGTGCCCCCCGGCGAAGGCTGGACGCACGACCCCTACGGCGCCGAGATCGTCGACGGCGCCATGTACGGCCGCGCCACCGCCGTGAGCAAGAGCGACTTCGCCAGCTTCACCTTCGCGGTGCGCGCGCTGGAAGCCGCCGCCAAGCCCTCGCGGGGCGCGGTGGAACTGCACTTCACCTACGACGAGGAATTCGGTGGTGAACTCGGCCCCGGCTGGCTGCTGCAAAAGGGGCTCACCAAGCCCGACCTGATGATCGCCGCCGGCTTCAGCTACGAAGTGGTCACCGCCCACAATGGCTGCCTGCAGATGGAAGTGACCGTGCACGGCAAGATGGCCCACGCGGCCGTGCCCCACACCGGCGTGGACGCGCTGCAGGGCGCGGTGCACATCCTGAACGCACTGTATGCGCAGAACGACGAGTACAAGAAGGTCACGTCCAAGGTGGCGGGCATCAAGCACCCGTACCTGAACGTGGGCCGCATCGAGGGCGGCACCAACACCAACGTCGTGCCCGGCAAGGTGATGTTCAAGCTCGACCGCCGCATGATCCCCGAAGAGAACCCGGTGGAGGTCGAAGCCGCCATCCGCCGCGTGATCGAGCAGGCCGCGGGCGAGCGCGCGGGCATCAGCGTGGACATCAAGCGCCTGCTGCTGGCCAACGCCATGACCCCGCTGGCCGGCAACCAGCCGCTGGTGGACGCCATCCAGAAGCATGCGCAGGCCGTGATCGGTGAGCCCGTGCCCGCGGTGGGCACCCCGCTGTACACCGATGTGCGCCTGTATGTGGAGCGCGGCATCCCGGGCGTGATCTACGGCGCCGGCCCGCGCACCGTGCTCGAATCGCACGCCAAGCGCGCCGACGAGCGCCTGCAGCTCGAAGACCTGCGCCGCGCCACCAAGGTGATCGCGCGCACGCTGAGCGACCTGCTGGCCTAG
- the uraH gene encoding hydroxyisourate hydrolase: MGLSTHVLDTMNGCPAAGMEIALYSTDGDNATLIKRLVLNHDGRTDAPLFDNATLRAGTYRLSFNVAGYFKARGVQLPEPNFLNLVSLDFGIAHADQHYHVPLLVSPWSYSTYRGS; encoded by the coding sequence ATGGGATTGAGCACCCACGTTCTGGACACCATGAATGGCTGCCCCGCGGCCGGCATGGAGATCGCCCTGTATTCCACCGACGGCGACAACGCCACCCTCATCAAGCGCCTGGTGTTGAACCATGACGGCCGCACCGATGCGCCGCTGTTCGACAATGCGACCCTGCGCGCTGGCACCTACCGGCTCAGCTTCAATGTGGCGGGCTACTTCAAGGCGCGCGGCGTGCAGCTGCCCGAACCCAATTTCCTGAACCTGGTGAGCCTGGATTTCGGCATCGCGCACGCCGACCAGCACTACCACGTGCCGCTGCTGGTGAGCCCGTGGAGCTATTCGACCTATCGCGGGTCGTGA
- a CDS encoding GntR family transcriptional regulator, giving the protein MESSSTSAIVDALTRAIVEHRLQPGTKLAEQKLADHFGVSRTLVRQALFQLAQNRLVTLEPARGAFVSTPSVEEARQVFAVRRMLETEMTRAFVQTVTPAKIKALRAHVASEKAAMGTADASSRTELLGDFHVRMAELMGNEVLAQMLGDLISRCALITLMYQSASAAEHSHEEHGDIVAALAARDEALAVSLMQAHLEHVEASLTFDRKRPASDLAAALST; this is encoded by the coding sequence ATGGAATCTTCATCCACCAGTGCCATTGTCGACGCGTTGACCCGCGCCATCGTCGAGCACCGCCTGCAGCCGGGCACCAAGCTGGCCGAGCAGAAACTGGCCGACCATTTCGGCGTGTCGCGCACGCTGGTGCGCCAGGCGCTGTTCCAGCTCGCGCAGAACCGCCTCGTCACGCTGGAGCCCGCGCGCGGAGCGTTCGTGTCCACCCCCTCGGTCGAAGAGGCCCGCCAGGTGTTCGCCGTGCGACGCATGCTCGAGACCGAGATGACGCGGGCCTTCGTGCAGACCGTGACGCCCGCCAAGATCAAGGCCCTGCGCGCCCACGTCGCCAGCGAGAAGGCCGCCATGGGCACGGCCGATGCCAGCAGCCGCACCGAGCTGCTGGGCGACTTCCATGTGCGCATGGCCGAGCTCATGGGCAACGAGGTGCTGGCGCAGATGCTGGGCGACCTGATCTCTCGCTGCGCCCTCATCACGCTGATGTACCAGTCGGCCAGCGCCGCCGAACACTCCCACGAGGAGCATGGCGACATCGTGGCCGCGCTCGCCGCGCGCGACGAGGCCCTGGCCGTCTCCCTCATGCAGGCCCACCTGGAGCACGTGGAAGCCAGCCTGACCTTCGACCGCAAGCGCCCGGCCAGCGACCTGGCCGCCGCGCTCAGCACGTGA